The genomic DNA CCCGAGCTCGACATGCGCCAGCTGGTGGAGCTGCCGCACGGCCTGGACTACAACGAGTGGCTCGCGTCGCACAGTGGGTATCCGGTGCGGCCCCGGCTAGCCTAGAGCGAACCACGCTCACGTGACGGCATATACAGCGAGTGGTGTCCCGCAGCGCTGGCGCTGTTCGAGCACGTGAACCTGCTGTACGGCGCCGTGTCGGAGTTCTGCTCGGCGCGCGCGCCCGCCTGCGCCGACATGTCGGGCCCGGGCGGCCGCAGCTACGCGTGGTACGACGAGCGCGGCAAGAAGTCGCGCGTGGCGGCGCCGCAGTACGTGGACTACGTCATGACCTACACGCAGAAGACCGTCAACGACGAGACCATTTTCCCCACAAAATACGGTCAGTGCGAGTGCTTGCAACAACTCTTCGTCGGCCTttgaaatacgagtatataaaattaaacaaatagtcACGTGTAGGCTAGGCTAACATGAAATGGACACAATTCAAAGGTATATTGAAATATCgttccaattttttttgtaattgtgaCTTGTGAGTAGGAATAAATTGTATGAGCTGTATATGAAAAACAACTCAAACTTTTCTTCAACATGTTTAAAAGTGCTCGTTTAAGAAAAACGCGCAACAAAATATTAGAACCAACTTaggtaattgttaataatgaaactgggaataACGCGACgtaaacttacttacttacctaacctaacctaacttataCCTGATATAGTAATCGCCGACAGTGATGTTGCAAGTACCTTTTGAAATTTTCTTTcagaatgtttttattttgttaacaattCGACGAATTCAGTAAATGATTCACCTACGGCAGCACAGAGTTTATTGAGAGCCAAccttaatgagtgcaacgttttttgTGGATTTAAGAACATATCTGCATCGGATATTACTCAGAATTTTAGGTTGTTAAAACTGAAAAAACGTGTGATCATCGGGTGGTCATGTCTGTGATTGCTCCTTATTTTTTGTAGATATTGGTACTTTGAAacagtatttaataataataaatgacatACTAAACCAATTCCTCTATTTAAACCTTACAATTTATACGGTAATAGAAATTACAGACCTATTTCATTATTAGCAGCTCTTCGTAACGTCTTATATCACTTCAATGCAAATAGCTACAACCACAACCGACGCAGTACGGTTTCAGTACAGCTGCAGCGCTAACctttaaaacatgtttttgtGATCCTATCTAAATCATAAAATCTTGCTTCTTAAAAACGATGCACTTGATTTGGTCGGCTCTTGACATCTGCGCCGCTATCTCGCGTATCTCGAGAAGAAAGCTTGGAGCCTAGGACCCATTCGATATGTTGGACAAACAATCTTCTGCTGCAGTACAAATAATCAATATCCGCAGCGTGAGCCGGTAATAGACTGCCTCGTGACATGATGCAAAAGTCCCAAAACTACACGAACCTAGCAGTTCGTGCATttgacatattataatatacgaaCACAGTCGGTccgattaattatttaattattgtacacttaaaaataacaatcaatTTTCGATCGGGTAGCTAATATTTAGGAGTCGGGTTTATCTCCGGGAGACTCATCCTCGTGACTGCGGCGTGCTTGCAGCGAACGAGTTCCCGGCCGGCTTCGGCGGCGTGGTGCGGCGCGTGGCGCGCCTGCTGTTCCACGTGGTGGCGCACCTGTACGCCGCGCACTTCCGCGAGCTGGCCCTGCTGCGCCTGCACGCGCACCTGCACCTCACCTTCGCGCACCTCACGGCGCTCGACCGCCGCTTCGCGCTGCTCGACCCCAAGGAGACCGAGGTGCTACTCACGGCACAGCCACTCAGTGCTTCTTTATTGTCTTCACATTTCCATTAATACGTTTTTTTCGTACAATTATAATCATAACTGAATTTGGGCATGCGGTTCGTGGGAAGGTCATTGTGTAcactatataatgtacttctgCGTCGTTTCAAATATTTCTATGCCAAAAGCGAGTCGATTGGTTGCCTACCGACATAGCACAGCGAGTCGACCGCTTGCGACTTAGCACTTGCAACTTCTCGTCTGTTGTATGGGCACGCTCCATCGCTCGTAGCGATGTTGCGATCGCACTTTCGTGGTTGGTACCGCGGTCGCTCGAATCAAAACTTGCACAGAGATGGTCGCATGGGCCGCGGGCGCCCGCTCACGCCGCTGTCGCCGCAGGTGCTGCGCGACCTGGAGGTGGCGCTGCGGCTGGCCGAGCCGGCGGGCGAGGCGGGCGCCGACGACGCGTCGCCGCGCCGCTCGCCCGTCGTCACGCAGCCGCTGTCGTCGGCGTGaccgccgccgcgccgccgccgcgccgcgcgctGGGTACTTAAGAGTCGCGAGGCGGCCGCGCGCCCGCCGCGAGCCCGTCTCGCAACTTGAAGACTTGTTAACTCTATTGTAAATATTTCGatctgttaagtagttttagGTGATTACGATTAGTTTATAACTTTGTGATTGCTTTGGTTGTAaataaaagtgatatttgtttAACTAATAAACTGAAAGCTTTATGTCCAGTTTCATTTGGTCCTTTCCTTCTTCGCCACAATGCTTCGGCAAATATAATTCGAGCGCTGATTCAATGTCATATTCACAGAGGGCTTATAACGACCtacgtatacaatacaataatggcttcatAGTATTGTTGAGGCTGCCGCACTTCAGTAGTGCCTCACAAATGTTCGCGGAGAATCACGTTCATGACTTCTGCGCAATCATGAGAAAAGATCTGCATGaatgatgagcagaatgcgcggaagctctaataatattttgaaaatattgttcAATAAATGGGATACTACCTTTacggagcactgggttggtacaaacatacacaccgagtgctcaagagggtacttaccttacttaggagattcctaattttttattggagtttactccttaagaatcgattttcatatataaggcgcccggtatgagaaaaatgtgagaagtaaaatctactgatgaattaCCTcattacgttttcgctttgcgacgttgcatgcccggcaactgtgatgcgcgaacatgcaacgtcgctttcttttaattaacttatttttactatttaagttaccaaggaaaccgaataatatctagataaagaaacaaacacataaatgtataggacagagtgagatagaaaacattatacatttttttacctattctagttaccatggaaactaaataataaacctaacatttatcctaatagttctgatactctacatccacctcaatctctcgtaggctactttttagaagttacacttccgccatgtgtaaataaattgcacagtatttttttatcattataagtatttcgCTAAAGTGAACTGaaagtattttgaaattaaCTATGGCAGAAAGGGGGGAGGGCTTAGATAATATTGTCGGAACATGTAACAAACACGTGGGTGCAAGATATGTTATAATTCATGTATTATATACATG from Pararge aegeria chromosome 5, ilParAegt1.1, whole genome shotgun sequence includes the following:
- the LOC120623760 gene encoding MOB kinase activator-like 2 isoform X6, yielding MLDCLWKARRKERDGEAAGDPKLYLQEALLERKLPELDMRQLVELPHGLDYNEWLASHTLALFEHVNLLYGAVSEFCSARAPACADMSGPGGRSYAWYDERGKKSRVAAPQYVDYVMTYTQKTVNDETIFPTKYANEFPAGFGGVVRRVARLLFHVVAHLYAAHFRELALLRLHAHLHLTFAHLTALDRRFALLDPKETEVLRDLEVALRLAEPAGEAGADDASPRRSPVVTQPLSSA
- the LOC120623760 gene encoding MOB kinase activator-like 2 isoform X7, whose translation is MGKARRKERDGEAAGDPKLYLQEALLERKLPELDMRQLVELPHGLDYNEWLASHTLALFEHVNLLYGAVSEFCSARAPACADMSGPGGRSYAWYDERGKKSRVAAPQYVDYVMTYTQKTVNDETIFPTKYANEFPAGFGGVVRRVARLLFHVVAHLYAAHFRELALLRLHAHLHLTFAHLTALDRRFALLDPKETEVLRDLEVALRLAEPAGEAGADDASPRRSPVVTQPLSSA
- the LOC120623760 gene encoding MOB kinase activator-like 2 isoform X1: MSEQASPRRWPAALRRGARAYRSVPPTPLAVLPLDIDDTVSCFCRKARRKERDGEAAGDPKLYLQEALLERKLPELDMRQLVELPHGLDYNEWLASHTLALFEHVNLLYGAVSEFCSARAPACADMSGPGGRSYAWYDERGKKSRVAAPQYVDYVMTYTQKTVNDETIFPTKYANEFPAGFGGVVRRVARLLFHVVAHLYAAHFRELALLRLHAHLHLTFAHLTALDRRFALLDPKETEVLRDLEVALRLAEPAGEAGADDASPRRSPVVTQPLSSA
- the LOC120623760 gene encoding MOB kinase activator-like 2 isoform X3 codes for the protein MAAPCRPVRGLHWLALLRDVYYVRKARRKERDGEAAGDPKLYLQEALLERKLPELDMRQLVELPHGLDYNEWLASHTLALFEHVNLLYGAVSEFCSARAPACADMSGPGGRSYAWYDERGKKSRVAAPQYVDYVMTYTQKTVNDETIFPTKYANEFPAGFGGVVRRVARLLFHVVAHLYAAHFRELALLRLHAHLHLTFAHLTALDRRFALLDPKETEVLRDLEVALRLAEPAGEAGADDASPRRSPVVTQPLSSA
- the LOC120623760 gene encoding MOB kinase activator-like 2 isoform X2, encoding MCHAVVLGVLFSLPSYLYSAVPFRKARRKERDGEAAGDPKLYLQEALLERKLPELDMRQLVELPHGLDYNEWLASHTLALFEHVNLLYGAVSEFCSARAPACADMSGPGGRSYAWYDERGKKSRVAAPQYVDYVMTYTQKTVNDETIFPTKYANEFPAGFGGVVRRVARLLFHVVAHLYAAHFRELALLRLHAHLHLTFAHLTALDRRFALLDPKETEVLRDLEVALRLAEPAGEAGADDASPRRSPVVTQPLSSA
- the LOC120623760 gene encoding MOB kinase activator-like 2 isoform X5 codes for the protein MAWARTQVPHLNETRPYSRKARRKERDGEAAGDPKLYLQEALLERKLPELDMRQLVELPHGLDYNEWLASHTLALFEHVNLLYGAVSEFCSARAPACADMSGPGGRSYAWYDERGKKSRVAAPQYVDYVMTYTQKTVNDETIFPTKYANEFPAGFGGVVRRVARLLFHVVAHLYAAHFRELALLRLHAHLHLTFAHLTALDRRFALLDPKETEVLRDLEVALRLAEPAGEAGADDASPRRSPVVTQPLSSA
- the LOC120623760 gene encoding translation initiation factor IF-2 isoform X4; translation: MAWARTQEGAAQGARRRGGRRPQAVPAGGAAGAQAARARHAPAGGAAARPGLQRVARVAHAGAVRAREPAVRRRVGVLLGARARLRRHVGPGRPQLRVVRRARQEVARGGAAVRGLRHDLHAEDRQRRDHFPHKIRERVPGRLRRRGAARGAPAVPRGGAPVRRALPRAGPAAPARAPAPHLRAPHGARPPLRAARPQGDRGAARPGGGAAAGRAGGRGGRRRRVAAPLARRHAAAVVGVTAAAPPPRRALGT